One window of Populus nigra chromosome 5, ddPopNigr1.1, whole genome shotgun sequence genomic DNA carries:
- the LOC133695034 gene encoding transcription factor bHLH74-like isoform X3, which yields MDGSGDNNGDLGYQNRVESVMKCPSSGMNTNPFYVSAWDPVVSFSQLGNFGGSSTGSQSEFSNSPFPIVMENPGISNTCHLVHYPSDSGFAELVPKFPGFGSGNFSEMVGSVGLTECGQIVNAGCPPNYKEANNESTAHGAQREEDQQLSEETTMGALPNGKRRRLVAESNSPFDPNKNAEGEFQKDPSGESSDIAKELDEKKQKIEQNCGANLRGKQVAKQAKDNPQSGEAPKDDYIHVRARRGQATNSHSLAERVRREKISERMRMLQELVPGCNKITGKAVMLDEIINYVQSLQQQVEFLSMKLATVNPELYNDVEKIQSKDILHSRGGNAAILGFSPGINSHQYSHGIFQPGIPVILNSNTQFSPAHHAVLDNELQSFFQMGFDSSSAADSLGPNEL from the exons ATGGATGGTAGCGGTGATAACAATGGTGATTTGGGATATCAAAATAGAGTTGAGAGTGTTATGAAATGTCCATCTTCAGGAATGAACACTAACCCCTTCTATGTTTCTGCTTGGGATCCAGTTGTTTCATTTAGCCAGCTTGGGAATTTTGGTGGTTCATCAACAGGGTCTCAAAGTGAATTTTCCAATTCTCCTTTCCCAATTGTAATGGAAAACCCAGGAATTAGTAACACCTGCCACCTTGTTCATTACCCATCTGATTCAGGCTTTGCTGAGCTGGTGCCAAAGTTTCCTGGCTTTGGAAGTGGGAATTTCTCAGAAATGGTTGGCTCTGTTGGCCTAACTGAGTGTGGCCAGATTGTTAATGCTGGGTGCCCTCCAAATTACAAGGAGGCAAACAATGAGAGCACTGCACATGGTGCACAACGTGAGGAAGATCAGCAATTATCCGAAGAGACAACTATGGGAGCCTTACCAAATGgaaagagaagaagactagTGGCCGAGTCCAATTCTCCTTTTGATCCAAACAAG AATGCTGAAGGAGAGTTTCAAAAGGATCCTTCTGGAGAGAGTTCTGATATTGCAAAAGAACTGGatgagaagaaacaaaaaattgaacaaaactgTGGTGCTAATTTGCGTGGCAAACAGGTAGCTAAACAAGCTAAAGACAATCCTCAAAGTGGGGAAGCTCCTAAAGATGATTACATTCATGTAAGAGCCAGAAGGGGTCAAGCTACCAATAGCCACAGCCTTGCAGAGAGG gtgagaagagaaaagattAGTGAGCGGATGAGAATGCTACAAGAACTTGTTCCAGGATGCAATAAG ATTACTGGCAAGGCGGTGATGCTTGATGAGATCATCAACTATGTGCAATCACTGCAACAGCAGGTTGAG TTTTTGTCAATGAAACTAGCAACTGTAAATCCAGAACTGTACAATGATGTTGAGAAGATTCAATCTAAAGAT ATCCTTCATTCACGTGGTGGCAATGCAGCTATTCTAGGATTCAGTCCTGGGATAAATTCGCACCAGTATTCACATGGGATTTTTCAACCTGGCATACCAGTCATTCTAAATTCCAATACACAATTTTCTCCAGCACATCAT GCTGTATTAGATAACGAGCTCCAGAGCTTTTTCCAAATGGGATTTGATTCCAGTTCAGCTGCTGACAGTTTAGGACCAAATG AGCTCTGA
- the LOC133695034 gene encoding transcription factor bHLH74-like isoform X1 — MDGSGDNNGDLGYQNRVESVMKCPSSGMNTNPFYVSAWDPVVSFSQLGNFGGSSTGSQSEFSNSPFPIVMENPGISNTCHLVHYPSDSGFAELVPKFPGFGSGNFSEMVGSVGLTECGQIVNAGCPPNYKEANNESTAHGAQREEDQQLSEETTMGALPNGKRRRLVAESNSPFDPNKNAEGEFQKDPSGESSDIAKELDEKKQKIEQNCGANLRGKQVAKQAKDNPQSGEAPKDDYIHVRARRGQATNSHSLAERVRREKISERMRMLQELVPGCNKITGKAVMLDEIINYVQSLQQQVEFLSMKLATVNPELYNDVEKIQSKDILHSRGGNAAILGFSPGINSHQYSHGIFQPGIPVILNSNTQFSPAHHAVLDNELQSFFQMGFDSSSAADSLGPNAGHLKPEL, encoded by the exons ATGGATGGTAGCGGTGATAACAATGGTGATTTGGGATATCAAAATAGAGTTGAGAGTGTTATGAAATGTCCATCTTCAGGAATGAACACTAACCCCTTCTATGTTTCTGCTTGGGATCCAGTTGTTTCATTTAGCCAGCTTGGGAATTTTGGTGGTTCATCAACAGGGTCTCAAAGTGAATTTTCCAATTCTCCTTTCCCAATTGTAATGGAAAACCCAGGAATTAGTAACACCTGCCACCTTGTTCATTACCCATCTGATTCAGGCTTTGCTGAGCTGGTGCCAAAGTTTCCTGGCTTTGGAAGTGGGAATTTCTCAGAAATGGTTGGCTCTGTTGGCCTAACTGAGTGTGGCCAGATTGTTAATGCTGGGTGCCCTCCAAATTACAAGGAGGCAAACAATGAGAGCACTGCACATGGTGCACAACGTGAGGAAGATCAGCAATTATCCGAAGAGACAACTATGGGAGCCTTACCAAATGgaaagagaagaagactagTGGCCGAGTCCAATTCTCCTTTTGATCCAAACAAG AATGCTGAAGGAGAGTTTCAAAAGGATCCTTCTGGAGAGAGTTCTGATATTGCAAAAGAACTGGatgagaagaaacaaaaaattgaacaaaactgTGGTGCTAATTTGCGTGGCAAACAGGTAGCTAAACAAGCTAAAGACAATCCTCAAAGTGGGGAAGCTCCTAAAGATGATTACATTCATGTAAGAGCCAGAAGGGGTCAAGCTACCAATAGCCACAGCCTTGCAGAGAGG gtgagaagagaaaagattAGTGAGCGGATGAGAATGCTACAAGAACTTGTTCCAGGATGCAATAAG ATTACTGGCAAGGCGGTGATGCTTGATGAGATCATCAACTATGTGCAATCACTGCAACAGCAGGTTGAG TTTTTGTCAATGAAACTAGCAACTGTAAATCCAGAACTGTACAATGATGTTGAGAAGATTCAATCTAAAGAT ATCCTTCATTCACGTGGTGGCAATGCAGCTATTCTAGGATTCAGTCCTGGGATAAATTCGCACCAGTATTCACATGGGATTTTTCAACCTGGCATACCAGTCATTCTAAATTCCAATACACAATTTTCTCCAGCACATCAT GCTGTATTAGATAACGAGCTCCAGAGCTTTTTCCAAATGGGATTTGATTCCAGTTCAGCTGCTGACAGTTTAGGACCAAATG CAGGGCATTTGAAACCAGAGCTCTGA
- the LOC133695034 gene encoding transcription factor bHLH74-like isoform X2 — MDGSGDNNGDLGYQNRVESVMKCPSSGMNTNPFYVSAWDPVVSFSQLGNFGGSSTGSQSEFSNSPFPIVMENPGISNTCHLVHYPSDSGFAELVPKFPGFGSGNFSEMVGSVGLTECGQIVNAGCPPNYKEANNESTAHGAQREEDQQLSEETTMGALPNGKRRRLVAESNSPFDPNKNAEGEFQKDPSGESSDIAKELDEKKQKIEQNCGANLRGKQVAKQAKDNPQSGEAPKDDYIHVRARRGQATNSHSLAERVRREKISERMRMLQELVPGCNKITGKAVMLDEIINYVQSLQQQVEFLSMKLATVNPELYNDVEKIQSKDILHSRGGNAAILGFSPGINSHQYSHGIFQPGIPVILNSNTQFSPAHHAVLDNELQSFFQMGFDSSSAADSLGPNGHLKPEL; from the exons ATGGATGGTAGCGGTGATAACAATGGTGATTTGGGATATCAAAATAGAGTTGAGAGTGTTATGAAATGTCCATCTTCAGGAATGAACACTAACCCCTTCTATGTTTCTGCTTGGGATCCAGTTGTTTCATTTAGCCAGCTTGGGAATTTTGGTGGTTCATCAACAGGGTCTCAAAGTGAATTTTCCAATTCTCCTTTCCCAATTGTAATGGAAAACCCAGGAATTAGTAACACCTGCCACCTTGTTCATTACCCATCTGATTCAGGCTTTGCTGAGCTGGTGCCAAAGTTTCCTGGCTTTGGAAGTGGGAATTTCTCAGAAATGGTTGGCTCTGTTGGCCTAACTGAGTGTGGCCAGATTGTTAATGCTGGGTGCCCTCCAAATTACAAGGAGGCAAACAATGAGAGCACTGCACATGGTGCACAACGTGAGGAAGATCAGCAATTATCCGAAGAGACAACTATGGGAGCCTTACCAAATGgaaagagaagaagactagTGGCCGAGTCCAATTCTCCTTTTGATCCAAACAAG AATGCTGAAGGAGAGTTTCAAAAGGATCCTTCTGGAGAGAGTTCTGATATTGCAAAAGAACTGGatgagaagaaacaaaaaattgaacaaaactgTGGTGCTAATTTGCGTGGCAAACAGGTAGCTAAACAAGCTAAAGACAATCCTCAAAGTGGGGAAGCTCCTAAAGATGATTACATTCATGTAAGAGCCAGAAGGGGTCAAGCTACCAATAGCCACAGCCTTGCAGAGAGG gtgagaagagaaaagattAGTGAGCGGATGAGAATGCTACAAGAACTTGTTCCAGGATGCAATAAG ATTACTGGCAAGGCGGTGATGCTTGATGAGATCATCAACTATGTGCAATCACTGCAACAGCAGGTTGAG TTTTTGTCAATGAAACTAGCAACTGTAAATCCAGAACTGTACAATGATGTTGAGAAGATTCAATCTAAAGAT ATCCTTCATTCACGTGGTGGCAATGCAGCTATTCTAGGATTCAGTCCTGGGATAAATTCGCACCAGTATTCACATGGGATTTTTCAACCTGGCATACCAGTCATTCTAAATTCCAATACACAATTTTCTCCAGCACATCAT GCTGTATTAGATAACGAGCTCCAGAGCTTTTTCCAAATGGGATTTGATTCCAGTTCAGCTGCTGACAGTTTAGGACCAAATG GGCATTTGAAACCAGAGCTCTGA